The window CACCAGCGGCGGCGTATGGGGCCTCAAGGAAGGCTATAGCATGATGGTCGGCGGTAGCGACGCAGCCGTCGCCCTGCTCCGGCCGGCCCTCGAAACCCTCGCCCCCGCCTCGGACAAAGGCTGGGGACACGTCGGCCCGATCGGCTCCGGCCACTTCGTGAAGATGGTCCACAACGGCATCGAATACGGGATGATGGCGGCCTTCGCCGAAGGCTTCGCCCTCATGCGGAAACGCAGCGACTACGGCCTCGACCTTGCCCAGATCGCCGAGATCTGGCGCCACGGCAGCGTCGTCCGCTCCTGGCTGCTCGACCTCACGGCCGAAGCCCTCGCCGAAAACCCGGAGATGGACGATATCGCGCCCTACGTGACCGACTCGGGCGAAGGCCGCTGGACGGTGTTCGAAGCCATCGACCAGAACCTCTCGACCCCGATCATCACGCTCTCCCTCCTCCAGCGCCTCCGCTCGCGCGAGGAAGAAGGGTATACGGAGAAACTCCTCTCCGCCATGCGTAATAAATTCGGCGGCCACAGCATTAAGAAGACGGTGTAAGGCGTACAGCGCATTCATCCCCAAGCAAATCGACCTTCATGAACGGATCCTCCGCGGAACCCCATCTCTTCGTCGTTTTTGGCGGAACGGGCGACCTCATGCGCCGCAAGCTGTTGCCGGCGCTGTACCATCTGGCCAACAAGTACCAGCTCGGCAGCCAATTCAAAATCCTGGGCGTGGCGCGTAGCACGGAGTATGACGATGTCAGCTACCGCCAGTTCGCCGCCGAGGCGCTGAATGAGTTCATCGGAACCCAGGACGGAAAGTCGAACGGCTGGTGCAACGAATGCCTGTATTTCCAGAGCATTCAGAAGGGCGAGGCCAAGGATTTTGTGGCCCTCCGGGCCCGCATCGAGGCGATCGAGGCGGAAAACGGCCTGCCCGGCAATCGGGTTTTCTACCTGGCGCTCGGCCCGACGGCGTTCCCGTCGACGATCGCTGGCCTCGGCGAATCCGGCCTGAACGACAGCCAGGGGTGGACGCGGCTCGTGATCGAAAAGCCGTTCGGGC of the Rhodothermales bacterium genome contains:
- the gnd gene encoding decarboxylating 6-phosphogluconate dehydrogenase, translated to MEVTKKTMQIAMIGLGKMGANMTVRLLNDGHNVVAFDLNDDAVRKAEAAGAVGARTLDEVVAKMKAPRVVWVMVPAGKATESTVQALADRLSPGDLIIDGGNSNFKGTMELGASVEARGLHFVDVGTSGGVWGLKEGYSMMVGGSDAAVALLRPALETLAPASDKGWGHVGPIGSGHFVKMVHNGIEYGMMAAFAEGFALMRKRSDYGLDLAQIAEIWRHGSVVRSWLLDLTAEALAENPEMDDIAPYVTDSGEGRWTVFEAIDQNLSTPIITLSLLQRLRSREEEGYTEKLLSAMRNKFGGHSIKKTV